In Pannonibacter sp. XCT-53, the sequence CCGGGGATCTGGCCGAGGCCGCAAACCGGCTGGCGCCGGGCGTCGATGACTGCCTGCGGCCCGGCCCCGTGCGGCTGACGCATGAGGCGGCGCTGGCCCGGCTGGCTGCCCGGCCCCTGCCGCTGCCGCCGACGACCGAGGTTCCGCTCGCCGACGCGCTCGGCCGGGTGCTTGCCGGGCCCGTGACCGCGCCCCGCGACGTCCCGGCTGCGGACACGGCTGCCGTCGACGGCTATGCCTTTCGCCATGGCGATCTCGATCCGGCCGGCGGCTTCTTCCGCCTCGAGGCCCGGCTCGCCGCCGGTCACCCCGGCCAGGCGGCCCTGTCGCCTTGGGCCGCGGCGCGGATCTTCACCGGCGCGGTGATGCCGGCGGGGGCCGACACGGTGGCGATGCAGGAGGACTGCGCCAGTGGCATCGAGGATGGCGTGAGCGTCGTGCGCGTGCCCCTGTCGCTGCGCAAGGGGGCCAACCGGCGCCGCGCCGGCGAGGACCTGACGGCCGGCACGCGTCTGCTCGAGCCGGGGGACCGGCTGCGGCCGCAGGATCTGGCGGCGCTCGCCTCGATCGGCCTCGACCGGATCCCGGTCCGTGCGCGCCTGCGCCTGGGCCTCCTGTCCACCGGCGACGAACTGCTGCGCCCCGGGCTCGACCAGCCCCGCCCCGGCGGTCTCTATGACGCCAACCATTTCCTTCTGGCCGGTCTTGCTGCGGCCTGTCCGGTCACGGTGACCGATCTCGGCATCTGCGGCGACCGCCGTGACGCCTTGCAGCTGGCGCTCGGCGAGGCCGCCGCCGCCCATGACCTCATCGTCACGTCGGGCGGGGCGAGCCACGGCGAGGAGGACCATCTCGTCGCGGTGCTGTCCGCGCTCGGCCAGGTCGAGATCCTGGATCTGGCGATCAAGCCGGGCCGACGGCTGGTGCTGGGCCGCATCGGCGACACCGACGTGATCGGCCTGCCCGGCAATCCGGTGGCGGCGATGATCTCGTTCCTGCTCTATGCCCGGCCGCTGATCCTGCGGCGGGCCGGGGCGACGGTCACGCCGCCGCACCGGCTGATGGTCGCCGCCGGCTTTTCGCTCCCCTCGCGCAAGACCGGACGACGCGAGTTCCACCGCGCCCGGCTGGTTCCCGGCCCGGACGGCACCCTCGTCGCCGATCTCTATGCCCGCTCGGGCTCCGGCCTCATTTCCAGCCTGCGCGCCGCCGACGGGCTGGTCGAACTGGCCGAGGACGTGGCCTCGGTCGCGCCGGGTGCGCCCGTGCCGTTCCTGTCCTTCGCCGCCCTCGGCGTGCCAGCCTGAACCGGCCTCAGTAGGCGTAGGGCCAGCTTGCCGCGACATAGCGGAAGGCATCGCCCTCCCGCGCCACATGGCCGACCCCCGGGAAGCCCAGATGCATGCCGGCGATCAGCAGGCCCTCGGCTGCCGCCATGTCGAGCGTGCGCTTGCGGGTTTCGGCGGCCTGCGCCGGATCGACGTCGAAGGCAACCGACCAGTCGGGCCGGGCAAACTGCACGGCGGGAACATGCACCAGATCCGCCACGATGAGCAGGCTCTGCCCGTCGCTGTCGATGCGCACGCCGCTGTGTCCGGGCGTATGGCCGGGCAAGCCAATGGCGGTGATGCCCGGCAGCACTTCCTCCCCGGCCTTGTACAGGGTCTGGCGCCTGGCATACGCATCGGCGGCCTGCCGGGCGCCCAGGAAGAAGCCCTTCGTCAGGTCCGGCGCGGCGTTCATCGCCGCATCGTCGTACCAGAAGGCGCGGTCGAGCTCCGGCAGCAGCAGTTCGGCATTCGGGAACAGCGGCTGTCCCGCCGGCGTCAGCACACCGTAGATGTGGTCGGGATGCATGTGGGTGATCAGCACCGCATCGATCTGGTCCGGCGACACCCCTGCGGCGGCCAGCGCCTTCGGCAGATGGCCCAGCGTCGGGCCCATCTTGTCGGAGGTGCCTGCATCGACCAGCACCAGCTTCCCGCCCGTGTTGACAAGGAAGGTGTTGACCGGGCCCTGGATCGACGGACCGGACGCGAAGGCGGCCGCGCGCAGCGGATCCCCGATCTTCGGATCGTAGCCGAGGATCAGCTCCGGCCCGAGGTCGAGATAGCCGTCGAGCACGGTGGTGACCTCGAACTTGCCCAGCCGCCGGCGCAGCGCGCCCGGCTGCACGCTGCCGACCAGCGGGGCGCCCGCCCGGGCCGCCAGGCTCGAGAAGGCCAGTCCGCTCGTCGCAAGGCCGCTGACTGCAAGGCCCGTTGCCAGGGTGCCGGCAAGGCCGGTGGTGAGGAACGCGCGGCGGGAGAGGGCCGCGGGCACGGCGGCGGGATCAAACTCGGTCATGGGAGACTGCCTTTCCTTCACAGCGGCGCTGAGCGCGCCGGTCGGCCTAGACATGCATTCATCATCTCTGGTTTTGAAGTTGCGCCCGGCTTATAGGAATTAGAAGCAGAGCTTATGAAAAAGGAGGCTGCCGATGGACCGCCTGGCCGCCCTGACCGCCTTTGTCCGCGCTGTCGATCTTGGCAGCTTCTCCGCCGCCGCCGCCCATCTCGGCCTGTCGCAGCCGGCCGTCAGCCAGCAGATCCGCGCGCTGGAGGAGCAGCTCGGCACACGCCTCCTGACCCGCACCACGCGACGTCTCGCCCTCACCGATGCGGGCGAGCGCTACCTGACCTATGCCCGTGACATCGTCGAGCGGCTGGAGGAGGCCGACCGCTCCGTGCAGAGCGCGGAAGCGCAGATGTCCGGCACCCTGTCGGTCAGCCTGCCCGTGGGCTTTGCCGAGGCGATCCTCGCGGAGTTCCTGATCCGCTTCAAGCAGGCCTGGCCCGCCCTGATCCTCGACGTGCACCTGTCGGACACCTATGTCGACGTGGTGCGCGACCGGCTCGACGTGGCGATCCGGCTCGGCGAGATCCGTGATGACCGGCTGATCGTGAAGAACCTCGGCCGCGCCCGGCGCGGGCTCTTTGCGGCGCCCTCCTATCTCGATGCCGTCGGCCGGCCGCAGCACCCCGGCGAGCTGGCCCGCCATGCCTATCTGCTCTACCGCAAGATCGGGACAGGCGACACCGTGCCCCTGACGGACGCGAACGGCCAGACCGTGACGGTGCGCATCAATCCGGTCATGATCGTCAACAACTCCACCGCCCTGCGTCTGGCTGCCGTGGCCGGGCTCGGCGTCTGCCTGTCCAACAGCTGGATCGTGCAGCCCTATGTCGACGCGGGAGAGCTGGAACAGGTGCTGCCCGACTGGCGCTACCACGACCACCCGTTTCACGCGGTCTATCCCTCGAACCGCTACATCCCGTTGAAGGTCCGCCGGTTTGTCGAGGCGCTGCGCGCTTTTCTTGCTGAGAAAGGCGCCTTTTCATGACAGGGTGCCGCAAGGGCGGCTTACGCCCTGCGCTGGGGGAAGATGATGTCCATCAACTATTATACCAACACAACGGAAGACTCCATCGACGCGAAGGAGATGGAGCTCTACACCCTGATCATGTCCTATCGGCAGGCCAACGGGCTCGGCACCATCCCGCTGTCGAAGGCGCTCACGGCCACCGCCGGCCGGCACGCGCTCGACACCGTCTACAACATGGGCACCTTCTCCGGCCATTCCTGGTCGGATGCGCCGTATAGCAGTGCCAATCCCAACAGTATGTGGAAGGCCCCTCAGCGCATCGGCACGGGCTACAACAGCAACGGCTACGAGATCAGCCACGGCTTCATCGGCACCAATGTCGCCATCCTCGATGTCGACCCGACGGCCGCCCTGCAGGGCTGGAAGGCATCGCCAGACCACAACAACGTCCTCCTGAACAAGGCGGACTGGTCCGGACTTACCTGGAAGGCGATCGGCGTCGGCATCCACAAGGGCGTTGCCCATGTCTGGTTCGGCGCCGACACCGACCCGACCGGAACGCCGGTCACCGACACCGGCGGCACGGGCGGCACGCCGATCGTCGGCACGCCCCAGCGCGACACGTTCCGCGCCACCGCCGGCAACGACGTGATCGACGCCCTCGGCGAGCTGGACACCGTCATCATCGCCGCCACGCGGGCGACGGCGACCATCACCAAGACCGGGGCGGCCCTCACCGTCACCGGCACCGGGCTTGGCACCGACAGCTTCACCAACATGGAACGGCTGGCCTTCAGCAACGGCACCCTCGCCTTCGATCTCGACGGCAACGCCGGCCAGACCTACCGCCTCTACCAGGCGGCCTTTGCCCGCACGCCCGACACCATCGGCCTTGGCCACAACACCCGCCTTGTCGATGGCGGCCTGACGATCAAGGACATGTCCGCCGCCTTCATCGGCTCGGCCGAGTTCATCGCCCGCTACGGCCAGAACACGTCGAACACCACCTTCATCACCGCCCTCTACCAGAACGTGCTTGGCCGCGCCCCCGATGCCACCGGCCTCGCCGGCTGGCAGCAGCGCCTCGCCGATGGCTCCTGGTCGCGCGCCGACGTCCTCTTCGGCTTCTCCGAGAGCGCCGAGAACAAGGCCCTCGTCGGCGCCGCCATCGAGAACGGCATCTGGCTCGGATAGGCTTATCCCCAGGCCCTCGGCCAGGGGGCCGGGCGCCAAGCCCCTCCGGACCCGGCCGGGGGCGGAGGCCCGCAGGCCAGCCGGACCCTGCGTCACCCCGTCGTCAGCGGCGGCGGGGCGGCGGCGGCCCTGTTCCCCTGCGCGGTCCTGAGGGGAAAAACCACCCCGTCCGGCAAACATGACGCTGCGGATTTTTCATAAGGGTGGTTGAAATCCGGCAAGATATGTTGGGAATATGGCCCTCGGGACCGCCGGCGCCGCAAGGGGCCGGAGGCGTGGGTCCGGGCCCGGCCGGCGACGGCCGGACAGTCCGGATCCGGGGACCGGAGGGGCCGGACCCGACGAAACAGGGACAAGCCGGACTGGCTCACGCCAGACTGGAACCAACCACACCGGAACGACGGCAGCCGACCGGCCGGCCGTCGCGCCGCAGGCAATGCAACCGGAGAGGAACGGGACAAGGGACCGCAGGAGCATGCGACCGACCGTTCCCAGACGAGGGGAGTCATTCATGCGTATCGCCACTCTGGCCGCCGCTGCGGTCATGACCCTGGCCGCCCTGGGCGGTGCTCAGGCCAAGGACTGGTCCAAGGTCCGCATCGGCACCGAAGGCGCCTATCCTCCGTTCAACGTGCTCGGTGCCGACGGCTCGCTCACGGGCTTCGACATCGACATCGCCAAGGCGCTTTGCGCGGAGATGAAGGTCGAGTGCGAGTTCGTCACCTCTGACTGGGATGGCATCATTCCGGCGCTGCAGGCCGGCAAGTTCGACGCCATCATCGCGTCCATGTCGATCACCGAAGAGCGCAAGCAGAAGGTCGACTTCACCAACAAGTACTACAACACCCCGCCGGCCATCGCCGTCCCGAAGGACAGCAAGATCACCGAGGCGACCGACGCCGCGCTCAAGGGCATGACCCTCGGCGCCCAGTCCTCCACCACCCATTCCAACTATGCCGAGGCCAAGCTCAAGTCGGCCGAGCTGAAGCTCTACCCGACCCCGGACGAGTACAAGCTCGACATCGCCAACGGCCGCATCGACGCCGTGATCGACGACGTGGTCGTGCTGTCGGAGTGGCTGGCCACGGCGGACGGCGCCTGCTGCAAGCTGCTCGGCACCCTGACGCCGGATCCGGTGATCAACGGTGAAGGCGCCGGCATTGCGGTGCGCAAGGAAGACCAGGACCTGAAGGAAATGTTCAACAAGGCCATCGTCGCGATCCGCGCCAATGGCAAGTACAAGGAAGTGCAGGACAAGTACTTCGCCTTCGACGTCTACGGCGGCGAGTAATCCCCACACCTGACCGGCGCCGGCGGGGCCTCCCGCCGGCCACCGGCCCGCGCTCAGG encodes:
- the mobA gene encoding molybdenum cofactor guanylyltransferase MobA, which codes for MTTIIGCILAGGLARRLGGVDKGLLPLAGQPVLAHLLERLAPQVAGLLINANGDPARFARFGLAVVPDTLPDHPGPLAGVLAGLGAVRARWPGAAGLVSVPADTPFIPPDLVRRLLAASGDGQHPVMAESASGLHPAVAYWPLALEAPLRSFLTAPSSSRRVRDMLKGAGARTVRFEPLAGGDDPFFNINTAGDLAEAANRLAPGVDDCLRPGPVRLTHEAALARLAARPLPLPPTTEVPLADALGRVLAGPVTAPRDVPAADTAAVDGYAFRHGDLDPAGGFFRLEARLAAGHPGQAALSPWAAARIFTGAVMPAGADTVAMQEDCASGIEDGVSVVRVPLSLRKGANRRRAGEDLTAGTRLLEPGDRLRPQDLAALASIGLDRIPVRARLRLGLLSTGDELLRPGLDQPRPGGLYDANHFLLAGLAAACPVTVTDLGICGDRRDALQLALGEAAAAHDLIVTSGGASHGEEDHLVAVLSALGQVEILDLAIKPGRRLVLGRIGDTDVIGLPGNPVAAMISFLLYARPLILRRAGATVTPPHRLMVAAGFSLPSRKTGRREFHRARLVPGPDGTLVADLYARSGSGLISSLRAADGLVELAEDVASVAPGAPVPFLSFAALGVPA
- a CDS encoding MBL fold metallo-hydrolase, encoding MTEFDPAAVPAALSRRAFLTTGLAGTLATGLAVSGLATSGLAFSSLAARAGAPLVGSVQPGALRRRLGKFEVTTVLDGYLDLGPELILGYDPKIGDPLRAAAFASGPSIQGPVNTFLVNTGGKLVLVDAGTSDKMGPTLGHLPKALAAAGVSPDQIDAVLITHMHPDHIYGVLTPAGQPLFPNAELLLPELDRAFWYDDAAMNAAPDLTKGFFLGARQAADAYARRQTLYKAGEEVLPGITAIGLPGHTPGHSGVRIDSDGQSLLIVADLVHVPAVQFARPDWSVAFDVDPAQAAETRKRTLDMAAAEGLLIAGMHLGFPGVGHVAREGDAFRYVAASWPYAY
- a CDS encoding LysR family transcriptional regulator, giving the protein MDRLAALTAFVRAVDLGSFSAAAAHLGLSQPAVSQQIRALEEQLGTRLLTRTTRRLALTDAGERYLTYARDIVERLEEADRSVQSAEAQMSGTLSVSLPVGFAEAILAEFLIRFKQAWPALILDVHLSDTYVDVVRDRLDVAIRLGEIRDDRLIVKNLGRARRGLFAAPSYLDAVGRPQHPGELARHAYLLYRKIGTGDTVPLTDANGQTVTVRINPVMIVNNSTALRLAAVAGLGVCLSNSWIVQPYVDAGELEQVLPDWRYHDHPFHAVYPSNRYIPLKVRRFVEALRAFLAEKGAFS
- a CDS encoding DUF4214 domain-containing protein; the encoded protein is MSINYYTNTTEDSIDAKEMELYTLIMSYRQANGLGTIPLSKALTATAGRHALDTVYNMGTFSGHSWSDAPYSSANPNSMWKAPQRIGTGYNSNGYEISHGFIGTNVAILDVDPTAALQGWKASPDHNNVLLNKADWSGLTWKAIGVGIHKGVAHVWFGADTDPTGTPVTDTGGTGGTPIVGTPQRDTFRATAGNDVIDALGELDTVIIAATRATATITKTGAALTVTGTGLGTDSFTNMERLAFSNGTLAFDLDGNAGQTYRLYQAAFARTPDTIGLGHNTRLVDGGLTIKDMSAAFIGSAEFIARYGQNTSNTTFITALYQNVLGRAPDATGLAGWQQRLADGSWSRADVLFGFSESAENKALVGAAIENGIWLG
- a CDS encoding ABC transporter substrate-binding protein, with translation MRIATLAAAAVMTLAALGGAQAKDWSKVRIGTEGAYPPFNVLGADGSLTGFDIDIAKALCAEMKVECEFVTSDWDGIIPALQAGKFDAIIASMSITEERKQKVDFTNKYYNTPPAIAVPKDSKITEATDAALKGMTLGAQSSTTHSNYAEAKLKSAELKLYPTPDEYKLDIANGRIDAVIDDVVVLSEWLATADGACCKLLGTLTPDPVINGEGAGIAVRKEDQDLKEMFNKAIVAIRANGKYKEVQDKYFAFDVYGGE